A window of Saccopteryx leptura isolate mSacLep1 chromosome 5, mSacLep1_pri_phased_curated, whole genome shotgun sequence contains these coding sequences:
- the KCNK15 gene encoding potassium channel subfamily K member 15, whose protein sequence is MRQQSVRTAALVLCILSYLLVGAAVFDALESEAESGRQRLLAQKRSELRRKYGFSAEDYRELERLALQSEPHRAGRQWKFAGSFYFAITVITTIGYGHAAPGTDSGKVFCMFYALLGIPLTLVTFQSLGERLNALVRRLLLAAKRCLGLRRPRVSTENMVVAGLLVCAATLALGAAAFAHFEGWTFFHAYYYCFITLTTIGFGDFVALQSDEALQRKPPYVAFSFLYILLGLTVIGAFLNLVVLRFLAASTNAPEHAARRASPCRQGAPESRGPALPCLPARLGSSSVSYRIHQLEMWARDNLGFSPPASPGAMAGGGGAGRPPARRKSI, encoded by the exons ATGAGGCAGCAGAGCGTGCGCACCGCCGCGCTGGTCCTGTGCATTCTGTCCTACCTGCTGGTGGGCGCCGCCGTCTTCGACGCGCTCGAGTCCGAGGCGGAGAGTGGCCGCCAGCGGCTGCTGGCTCAGAAGCGGAGCGAGCTCCGGAGGAAGTACGGCTTTTCCGCCGAAGACTACCGCGAGCTGGAGCGCCTGGCGCTGCAGTCCGAGCCTCACCGCGCTGGCCGCCAGTGGAAGTTCGCCGGCTCCTTCTACTTCGCCATCACCGTCATCACCACCATCG GGTATGGCCACGCCGCGCCAGGCACGGACTCCGGAAAGGTCTTCTGCATGTTCTATGCGCTCTTGGGCATTCCCCTGACGCTGGTCACCTTCCAGAGCCTGGGCGAGCGGCTGAACGCGCTGGTGCGGCGCCTCCTGCTGGCGGCCAAGCGCTGCCTGGGCCTGCGGCGGCCGCGCGTGTCCACCGAGAACATGGTGGTGGCCGGGCTGCTGGTGTGCGCGGCCACCCTGGCCCTCGGGGCCGCCGCCTTCGCGCACTTCGAGGGCTGGACCTTCTTCCACGCCTACTATTACTGCTTCATCACCCTCACCACCATCGGCTTTGGTGACTTCGTGGCGCTGCAGAGCGACGAGGCGCTGCAGAGGAAGCCCCCCTACGTGGCCTTCAGTTTCCTCTACATCCTTTTGGGGCTCACGGTTATCGGCGCCTTCCTCAACCTCGTGGTCCTGCGCTTCCTGGCTGCCAGCACCAACGCGCCCGAGCACGCTGCCCGCCGCGCCAGCCCGTGCCGCCAGGGGGCGCCCGAGAGCCgcggccctgccctgccctgcctcccgGCGCGCCTCGGCAGCTCCTCCGTCTCCTACCGCATCCACCAGCTGGAGATGTGGGCCCGCGACAATCTGGGCTTCTCGCCCCCCGCGAGCCCTGGCGCTATGGCTGGCGGCGGCGGGGCAGGTAGACCCCCGGCCCGGCGGAAGTCCATCTGA
- the CCN5 gene encoding CCN family member 5, protein MRGTLQTHLLAFSFLCLLSKVCAQLCPTPCACPWPPPQCPLGVPLVLDGCNCCRVCARRLGEPCDHLHVCDPSQGLVCQLGAGPGGRGAVCLWGEDDGSCEVNGHLYRDGEVFQPHCRIRCRCEDGGFTCVPLCSEDVRLPSWDCPYPKRVEIPGRCCPEWVCDQAGWLGVQPFPAQGLQSSGLVAPPAAGVPCPEWSTAWGPCSTSCGLGVTTRVSNQNRFCRLETQRRLCLPGPCPPASGRYPLNSAF, encoded by the exons ATGAGAGGCACACTACAGACCCACCTCCtggccttctccttcctctgcctcctctcaaaG GTGTGTGCCCAGCTGTGCCCAACACCATGTGCCTGCCCCTGGCCGCCACCCCAGTGCCCACTGGGGGTGCCCCTGGTGCTGGACGGCTGCAACTGCTGCCGGGTATGTGCACGTCGGCTCGGGGAACCCTGCGACCATCTCCACGTCTGTgaccccagccagggcctggtctgTCAGCTCGGGGCGGGCCCTGGTGGCCGGGGGGCCGTGTGCCTCT GGGGAGAGGATGACGGGAGTTGTGAGGTGAATGGCCACCTGTACCGGGATGGGGAGGTCTTCCAGCCCCACTGCAGGATTCGCTGTCGCTGTGAGGATGGCGGCTTCACCTGTGTGCCGCTGTGCAGTGAGGATGTCCGTCTGCCCAGCTGGGACTGCCCCTATCCCAAGAGGGTGGAGATTCCGGGCAGGTGCTGCCCTGAGTGGGTGTGCGACCAAGCAGGGTGGCTGGGGGTCCAGCCCTTCCCAGCCCAAG gACTCCAGTCTTCTGGTCTTGTTGCTCCCCCAGCTGCTGGGGTCCCCTGTCCAGAATGGAGCACAGCCTGGGGCCCCTGCTCAACCTCCTGTGGGCTAGGCGTGACCACCCGGGTGTCCAACCAGAACCGCTTCTGCCGACTAGAGACCCAGCGCCGCCTGTGCCTGCCTGGGCCCTGCCCGCCCGCCAGTGGCCGCTACCCACTGAACAGTGCCTTTTAG